A single region of the Paraburkholderia sp. SOS3 genome encodes:
- a CDS encoding 3-deoxy-7-phosphoheptulonate synthase gives MSRIDNPTRDQEAGSADSTQDITRIDDTRIGAVRPLISPALLLDELPIPAAVQALVEKSRMEVANVLHGRDDRPVIIVGPCSIHDHDQAIDYAHLLKAKAHALRDDLLIVMRVYFEKPRTTVGWKGYINDPRLDGSFRINEGLRRARELLIDIGNLGLPTATEFLDLLSPQYIADLIAWGAIGARTTESQTHRQLASGMSCPIGFKNGTDGGVQIAADAIVAARASHAFMGMTKMGMAAIFETRGNDDAHVILRGGKKGPNYDAAGVEEACAALRKLGLREQVMIDCSHANSGKSHERQAEVAKDIGQQLSGGDRRIIGVMIESHLEAGRQDLKPGVPLARGVSITDACLSWAQTEPVLDELAQAVRTRRQRG, from the coding sequence TTGAGCCGCATCGACAACCCCACACGAGACCAGGAAGCCGGCTCCGCCGATTCCACGCAAGACATCACGCGCATCGACGACACGCGCATCGGCGCGGTGCGACCGCTTATTTCTCCGGCGCTGCTGCTCGATGAACTGCCGATCCCCGCTGCGGTGCAAGCGCTCGTCGAAAAAAGCCGCATGGAAGTGGCAAACGTGCTGCACGGTCGCGACGACCGGCCGGTGATCATCGTCGGCCCGTGCTCGATTCACGACCACGATCAGGCGATCGACTATGCGCATCTGTTGAAGGCGAAGGCGCACGCATTGCGCGATGATCTGCTGATCGTCATGCGCGTGTACTTCGAGAAGCCTCGCACGACGGTCGGCTGGAAGGGTTACATCAACGATCCGCGCCTCGACGGCAGTTTCCGCATCAACGAAGGCCTGCGCCGCGCGCGCGAACTGTTGATCGACATCGGCAATCTCGGTTTGCCGACCGCGACCGAATTTCTCGACCTGCTGAGCCCGCAATACATCGCGGACCTGATCGCGTGGGGTGCGATCGGCGCGCGCACGACCGAGAGTCAAACCCATCGGCAGCTTGCTTCGGGCATGAGCTGCCCGATCGGCTTCAAGAACGGCACCGACGGCGGCGTGCAGATCGCGGCCGATGCGATCGTCGCCGCCCGCGCAAGCCATGCGTTTATGGGCATGACGAAGATGGGCATGGCCGCGATCTTCGAAACGCGCGGTAATGACGACGCACACGTCATCCTGCGCGGCGGCAAAAAAGGGCCGAACTACGACGCCGCCGGCGTGGAAGAGGCATGCGCGGCATTGCGCAAGCTCGGCTTGCGCGAACAGGTGATGATCGACTGCTCGCATGCGAATTCGGGCAAATCGCACGAGCGGCAAGCGGAAGTCGCGAAAGATATCGGGCAACAGCTGTCGGGGGGCGATCGCCGCATCATCGGCGTCATGATCGAAAGCCATCTCGAAGCCGGCCGTCAGGACCTCAAGCCGGGTGTGCCGCTTGCTCGCGGCGTGTCGATCACCGACGCATGCCTGAGTTGGGCGCAAACCGAACCGGTGCTCGACGAACTCGCGCAGGCCGTGCGTACGCGGCGCCAACGCGGCTAG
- a CDS encoding DUF3501 family protein: MTIARNSLLSLENYSKSRTAMRSRVIEHKKHRTVKLGNHLTFLFEDELTIRYQIQEMLHIEKIFDEDGIQGELEAYLPLVPDGSNLKATIQIEYENEVERRAALARLIGIEDRVFVQVEGDAPVYAIADEDLDRENDEKTSAVHFARFELTSAMKARLRDGAALLIGCDHPHYPVPVQTIEASVRASLLNDLS; the protein is encoded by the coding sequence ATGACGATCGCAAGGAACTCCCTGTTGTCGCTCGAGAACTATTCGAAGTCGCGCACGGCAATGCGCAGCCGCGTAATCGAGCACAAGAAACACCGCACCGTGAAGCTCGGCAACCACCTGACCTTTCTGTTCGAAGACGAGCTTACGATTCGCTATCAGATTCAGGAGATGCTGCACATCGAGAAGATTTTCGACGAAGACGGCATTCAGGGCGAACTCGAAGCATACTTGCCGCTCGTACCCGACGGCAGCAATCTGAAAGCGACGATCCAGATCGAGTACGAGAACGAGGTCGAGCGGCGGGCGGCATTGGCGCGGCTCATCGGTATCGAAGATCGTGTTTTCGTTCAGGTGGAAGGCGACGCGCCCGTCTATGCCATCGCCGACGAAGATCTCGATCGAGAGAACGACGAGAAGACATCGGCCGTGCACTTTGCCCGTTTCGAGCTGACATCGGCGATGAAGGCGCGCTTGCGCGACGGCGCGGCGTTGCTGATCGGATGCGATCATCCGCACTATCCGGTTCCGGTGCAGACGATTGAAGCGAGCGTGCGTGCGTCACTGCTGAACGACCTCAGTTGA
- a CDS encoding rubrerythrin family protein has product MTQLKGSRTEDNLKAAFAGESQANRRYLYFAAKADVEGQNDVAALFRSTAEGETGHAHGHLEYLEASGDPATGLPFGSSRLNLEAAIAGETHEYTDMYPGMAKTARDEGFDEIANWFETLAKAERSHANRYSKALESLVD; this is encoded by the coding sequence ATGACACAACTGAAGGGATCCAGAACAGAAGACAACCTCAAGGCTGCATTCGCCGGCGAATCGCAAGCCAATCGCCGCTACCTGTATTTCGCCGCCAAGGCGGACGTCGAGGGCCAGAACGACGTCGCAGCGTTGTTCCGTTCGACCGCGGAAGGGGAGACGGGTCATGCGCATGGCCACCTCGAATATCTCGAGGCGTCGGGCGATCCGGCCACCGGTTTGCCGTTCGGCTCGTCGCGCCTGAATCTCGAGGCCGCAATCGCCGGCGAAACGCATGAATATACGGACATGTACCCCGGCATGGCGAAAACGGCGCGTGACGAAGGCTTCGACGAAATCGCGAACTGGTTTGAGACGCTGGCCAAAGCGGAACGCAGCCACGCCAACCGTTATTCGAAAGCGCTCGAGTCGCTGGTGGACTGA
- a CDS encoding DUF3562 domain-containing protein: MAQPQLDAEEVVKAIAAETNTPPETVSKLYSDTLAQYQADGRILDYMPLLAAKRVRETLRQPSSR; encoded by the coding sequence ATGGCCCAGCCACAGCTTGACGCCGAAGAAGTCGTCAAGGCAATCGCCGCTGAAACGAACACCCCGCCTGAAACCGTCTCGAAGCTTTACTCCGACACATTGGCGCAATACCAGGCCGACGGTCGCATTCTCGATTACATGCCGCTGCTCGCCGCGAAGAGAGTACGGGAGACGCTGCGCCAGCCCTCGTCGCGCTAA
- a CDS encoding enterotoxin A family protein: MFMHPAGGRARPTEWRPADHVTPNVEVDRLVRADHRGADARATPRASETRSAGKGDATRTAPSVKRGAVLGRCLPGSRFRECRGGEALHTGSVGHERFDQYDFRRLRTPEHRGACDGAVWEALRRIDRSDARQPLTLQSAVRQMSVEAKRGGLAAADMFDRVIDLQASPATLALRRHTQAPVVYSDPHGERGERVDGMLGAARGHLRNSGDLAVLRVGLTVRGSNEGRTGHTLAIQRQQHDRYTIFDPNNGAFVYPTWRAADHALRGYLDDAFGEAGRIVVPDSLEFFSASRSPSQGASAQAVEAVVAPADAWADASQPGPSSQSHSSAATLRAYADTADASNHLSDDGLSAAAGQRRVMAGMCSGLVVRAMENVARGRAPDLLSAVEDIRVQLGNAASRQSTIRDIAELQEQNQYAVVAEITDRLRHAGATGIRSGAALVDDLRRQFATAYYRDHAVRGSRNDFAEIGLTFRSVDSDDPNASESDDAQGHSIVVQRLRPSADFERDGYAVYDPGVGVFRYADFARMSSALRSLFDNGYPESGGIERADTTWFADSRREHQVLPVLPMPSTSRESPAADMRLGSVERMLDIGGSPAMTPPHATLPPPPDVNTGPTSLAGSGHDELKRSPERPPAERRPYALFRPSTLSPEVLMARGGFDMEQTKLRDVDLDLHDADLAARPAVTDSAGYLATFRNERVALGRLQAHAQNGFVYFVAPTPNMIDVGATLGSHARDLQSGEIAAMGRIDYEQIRGWRAVTGGIAGEFIKNPKYRWDVYDRTGTAGAQPQLARMPITGDAWHTAPHRSFVSTGENGAAVFHCDPNVEHAAFYDNAWQKVRNLQMRQAMGVDYRGPLTIQAYGGDASRTHVFIDGYGQVAADTAYSRYARHAGNRSSFAIGDDGRFHLANDHGAVLRVGNDGYVYLGRIPEDPASLNGVFAYDGRHLVHREDDKYLTVGKTAFTPFVTRWDAGWRSDWRLERPDGQRAAPPSTNLHTFDARAAGSRQQLFRFEEDPDTALPETATHFVTRVPVNRFYGDFADYASHMTAGDARDVARWLDSQNAAWLFRDGYYAVPDRTGGLQVRTVGGSTVQRISGTSAAGKDDGAGGPSRRLPDRAGRAYRISDDAWQRVQEGEARREFLRTALRGVYFMK, translated from the coding sequence ATGTTCATGCATCCCGCAGGCGGCCGGGCACGGCCAACCGAGTGGCGGCCGGCAGACCACGTCACGCCGAACGTCGAGGTCGACCGCCTGGTTCGCGCCGATCATCGCGGCGCCGACGCTCGCGCGACGCCGCGAGCGAGCGAAACCCGATCGGCCGGAAAGGGCGACGCGACGCGCACGGCGCCGAGCGTGAAACGCGGCGCCGTGCTCGGCCGTTGCTTGCCCGGTTCGCGGTTTCGCGAGTGCCGCGGTGGAGAAGCGCTCCACACCGGATCGGTGGGTCACGAGCGTTTCGACCAGTACGACTTCCGGCGCTTGCGGACCCCCGAGCATCGCGGCGCCTGCGATGGCGCCGTGTGGGAAGCACTACGGCGCATCGACAGGAGCGATGCCCGTCAGCCGCTTACGCTGCAATCGGCGGTTCGCCAGATGAGCGTCGAGGCGAAGCGGGGCGGCCTCGCCGCGGCTGACATGTTCGACCGCGTCATTGATCTCCAGGCGAGTCCCGCGACATTGGCTTTACGTCGTCACACGCAAGCTCCCGTCGTATATTCGGATCCGCATGGCGAGCGGGGCGAACGGGTGGACGGCATGTTAGGCGCAGCGCGTGGGCATCTGCGCAATTCAGGCGACCTGGCCGTATTGCGCGTCGGATTGACCGTGCGCGGGTCGAACGAAGGGCGCACAGGGCACACGCTCGCGATTCAACGACAGCAGCACGATCGTTACACGATCTTCGACCCGAATAACGGCGCGTTCGTGTACCCGACCTGGCGCGCCGCCGACCACGCGCTGCGCGGATATCTCGACGACGCTTTCGGCGAAGCGGGGCGCATCGTCGTGCCCGATAGCCTCGAATTCTTCTCCGCGTCGCGGAGCCCCTCGCAGGGCGCTTCCGCGCAGGCGGTCGAGGCTGTCGTTGCGCCGGCCGATGCGTGGGCCGATGCGTCGCAACCGGGACCGTCTTCTCAATCGCACAGCAGCGCTGCGACCTTGCGCGCTTACGCGGACACTGCGGACGCGTCCAATCACCTGTCGGACGACGGGCTTTCCGCGGCGGCAGGGCAGCGGCGCGTGATGGCTGGCATGTGCAGCGGGCTCGTGGTTCGCGCGATGGAGAACGTCGCGCGTGGCCGCGCGCCGGATTTGCTGTCGGCAGTCGAAGATATACGGGTACAGCTAGGCAATGCCGCGAGCCGGCAATCGACGATTCGCGACATCGCCGAACTTCAGGAGCAGAACCAGTACGCAGTCGTGGCGGAGATAACGGACCGGCTCCGGCATGCGGGGGCGACCGGCATTCGTTCGGGCGCCGCGCTCGTCGACGATCTACGACGGCAGTTCGCCACCGCGTACTATCGCGATCACGCCGTGCGCGGCTCCCGGAATGACTTTGCCGAAATCGGACTGACGTTCCGGTCCGTCGATAGCGACGATCCGAACGCAAGCGAAAGCGACGACGCGCAAGGCCATTCGATCGTCGTGCAGCGGCTGCGGCCATCGGCCGACTTCGAGCGCGACGGGTACGCCGTTTACGATCCCGGTGTCGGCGTATTCCGATACGCGGACTTCGCGCGGATGTCGTCGGCGTTGCGAAGCCTGTTTGACAATGGTTATCCGGAATCGGGCGGCATCGAGCGTGCAGACACCACGTGGTTCGCCGACAGCCGGCGCGAGCATCAGGTCTTGCCTGTCTTGCCTATGCCGTCCACGTCGCGGGAGTCACCAGCGGCCGACATGCGCCTCGGCAGCGTCGAACGCATGCTCGATATTGGCGGCAGCCCTGCAATGACGCCGCCTCACGCGACGCTGCCGCCGCCGCCCGACGTGAACACGGGGCCGACGTCGCTTGCCGGTTCCGGTCACGACGAGCTGAAGCGCTCGCCGGAACGGCCGCCGGCCGAGCGCCGGCCGTATGCGCTGTTTCGCCCATCGACGCTGAGCCCAGAAGTGCTGATGGCGCGCGGCGGTTTCGACATGGAACAGACGAAGCTGCGCGACGTCGATCTCGATCTTCACGACGCCGACCTGGCGGCACGGCCGGCCGTCACCGACAGCGCGGGCTATCTGGCGACTTTTCGCAACGAACGTGTCGCACTCGGCCGTCTGCAAGCTCATGCACAAAACGGCTTCGTGTACTTCGTCGCACCGACGCCGAACATGATCGACGTCGGCGCGACACTCGGATCGCACGCGCGTGATCTGCAATCCGGCGAAATCGCGGCGATGGGGCGCATCGACTACGAGCAGATTCGCGGCTGGCGTGCCGTGACAGGCGGCATTGCCGGAGAATTTATCAAGAATCCGAAATATCGCTGGGATGTTTACGATCGGACGGGCACGGCAGGCGCACAGCCGCAGCTTGCCCGTATGCCGATTACCGGCGACGCGTGGCACACCGCGCCTCACCGCTCGTTCGTCTCGACGGGCGAGAACGGTGCAGCGGTATTCCACTGCGATCCGAATGTCGAGCACGCGGCGTTTTACGACAATGCGTGGCAGAAAGTACGCAATCTGCAGATGCGCCAGGCGATGGGAGTCGATTACCGCGGGCCGCTGACGATTCAAGCATATGGCGGGGACGCATCGAGAACCCATGTCTTCATCGACGGGTATGGCCAGGTGGCTGCCGATACCGCCTACAGCCGCTATGCAAGGCACGCGGGCAACCGCAGCTCGTTTGCGATCGGCGACGACGGGCGCTTTCATCTGGCGAACGACCATGGCGCGGTGCTGCGCGTCGGCAACGACGGATACGTCTATCTGGGCAGAATTCCCGAGGACCCCGCATCGCTGAACGGTGTATTCGCTTATGACGGACGCCATCTCGTGCATCGCGAGGACGACAAGTATCTGACAGTCGGCAAGACGGCGTTTACGCCGTTTGTTACCCGTTGGGACGCCGGTTGGCGTTCGGACTGGCGTCTCGAACGCCCCGACGGACAGCGCGCCGCACCGCCGTCGACAAACTTGCATACGTTCGACGCAAGGGCGGCGGGCAGCCGGCAACAATTATTCCGGTTCGAGGAAGATCCGGATACCGCTCTGCCCGAAACCGCAACGCATTTCGTCACGCGTGTACCAGTCAACCGGTTTTACGGCGACTTCGCTGATTACGCCTCGCATATGACGGCCGGCGACGCCCGCGACGTGGCGCGTTGGCTCGATTCTCAGAACGCCGCATGGCTCTTTCGGGATGGGTACTACGCGGTGCCGGATCGAACCGGCGGTTTGCAGGTGCGGACCGTGGGAGGGAGCACCGTACAGCGCATTTCCGGCACGTCCGCCGCAGGCAAGGACGATGGCGCAGGCGGGCCGTCCCGGCGCTTGCCCGACCGTGCCGGCCGCGCCTACCGGATAAGCGACGATGCATGGCAAAGGGTGCAGGAGGGCGAAGCGCGCCGTGAATTTCTACGCACAGCCCTGAGGGGCGTTTATTTCATGAAGTGA
- a CDS encoding alpha/beta fold hydrolase, with protein MRSIATRATLLAVLSLAAHAFAATPSDAHAAIPERAADFVAHDFHFSDGTILPEVRIHYVTLGAPQRDARGDVTNAVLLMHGTTGTSNAYLTPLMRKELFAPGEPLDASRYFIVIPDGLGRGGSTKPSDGMRMNFPHYGYGDVVEANHQLLVDGLKIKHLRLVLGTSMGGMQTWMWGERYPGMADALMPIASQPIAMAGRNWLWRQMIVGAIRNDPAWQGGAYTAEPTQWTRVMPIFTLMTNNPARMQTEAPDRASATKMYDTLVANAGKTDANDVLYWFESSWDYNPAPDLSKIRGRLFAVNFADDLINATDLGVMQKLIGEVPGGRFVEMPETAHSYGHQTLAHPDVWKPYLVQLMSGN; from the coding sequence ATCCGATCGATCGCGACGCGGGCAACCCTGCTCGCAGTCCTCTCGCTAGCCGCTCACGCTTTCGCTGCGACGCCGTCCGACGCCCATGCTGCGATTCCCGAACGTGCCGCGGATTTCGTCGCACACGACTTTCATTTCTCGGACGGCACGATCCTGCCCGAGGTCCGCATCCATTACGTGACGCTCGGCGCGCCGCAGCGCGATGCGCGCGGCGACGTCACCAACGCGGTGCTTCTGATGCATGGCACCACGGGCACGAGCAACGCGTATCTGACACCGCTGATGCGCAAAGAGCTCTTCGCGCCCGGCGAGCCGCTCGACGCAAGCCGTTACTTCATCGTGATCCCCGACGGCCTCGGCCGCGGCGGTTCGACGAAGCCCAGCGACGGCATGCGGATGAATTTCCCGCATTACGGTTACGGCGACGTCGTCGAGGCGAACCATCAACTGCTCGTCGACGGGCTGAAGATCAAGCATTTGCGGCTCGTGCTCGGCACGTCGATGGGCGGCATGCAGACGTGGATGTGGGGCGAGCGCTATCCGGGCATGGCCGACGCGCTGATGCCGATCGCCAGCCAGCCGATCGCGATGGCGGGCCGCAACTGGCTGTGGCGGCAGATGATCGTCGGCGCGATTCGCAACGATCCCGCCTGGCAGGGCGGCGCATATACGGCCGAGCCGACGCAATGGACGCGCGTCATGCCGATCTTCACGCTGATGACGAACAACCCCGCGCGTATGCAGACCGAAGCGCCGGACCGCGCCTCGGCGACGAAGATGTACGACACGCTTGTCGCGAATGCCGGGAAAACCGATGCGAACGACGTGCTGTACTGGTTCGAATCGTCGTGGGACTACAACCCTGCGCCCGATCTGTCGAAAATCCGCGGACGCCTGTTCGCCGTCAATTTCGCGGACGACCTGATCAATGCGACGGACCTCGGCGTCATGCAGAAGCTGATCGGCGAAGTGCCGGGCGGCCGCTTCGTCGAAATGCCTGAAACCGCGCATTCGTATGGGCATCAGACGCTCGCGCATCCGGACGTATGGAAGCCGTACCTCGTGCAGTTGATGAGCGGCAACTGA
- a CDS encoding DUF3564 domain-containing protein, protein MRLTILINGPDPTVNHDYAVLWLDTEQRRWSREAHEGVHLPPWGEMRDSDGVTALCAPSAEAPLCTLEGLHVDRRQRVSSSQGVAAWQSERTHSPMNGFWRLQAVDRQPVKAENSIFGR, encoded by the coding sequence ATGCGGCTGACCATCCTTATCAACGGTCCGGATCCAACCGTGAATCATGACTACGCAGTGCTGTGGCTGGACACCGAACAGCGCCGCTGGTCCAGAGAAGCACACGAAGGCGTGCATCTCCCCCCGTGGGGAGAAATGCGCGATAGCGACGGTGTCACTGCGTTATGCGCGCCGAGCGCAGAAGCGCCGTTGTGCACGCTCGAGGGATTGCATGTCGACCGCAGACAGCGTGTCAGTTCTTCGCAAGGCGTTGCAGCATGGCAGTCCGAACGCACGCATTCGCCGATGAACGGCTTCTGGCGCCTGCAAGCAGTCGATCGCCAGCCGGTAAAAGCGGAAAACAGCATCTTCGGGCGCTGA
- a CDS encoding thioredoxin family protein, with translation MSTVTAYAKTAPTRAEVDALTGVTVVEFGTDWCGYCKGAQPIVEKAFAQHPGTRHLKIEDGPGRPLGRSFRVKLWPTLVFMRDGAEIGRVVRPGDLAELEEAFAALKA, from the coding sequence ATGAGCACCGTTACCGCATATGCGAAGACCGCCCCGACCCGCGCGGAAGTCGATGCGCTTACCGGCGTAACCGTCGTCGAATTCGGCACCGACTGGTGCGGCTACTGCAAGGGCGCGCAGCCCATCGTCGAAAAAGCGTTTGCACAGCATCCGGGTACGCGTCATCTGAAGATCGAAGACGGGCCGGGGCGCCCGCTCGGCCGTTCGTTTCGCGTAAAGCTGTGGCCGACACTTGTTTTCATGCGCGACGGTGCTGAAATCGGGCGCGTCGTGAGGCCCGGCGACCTCGCCGAACTCGAGGAAGCATTCGCGGCTCTGAAGGCATGA
- a CDS encoding DNA/RNA non-specific endonuclease, with protein sequence MKKWFLCLLAAVAAHATAAPSCTDFTPNGQWPVLTNPKMAPKTRMLCYADFAVLHSGITHGPLWSAEHLTRDHIEAARNMTRTNRFFEDARLPAGEGATLADYRRSGFDRGHMSPAGNRWNEAGMAQSFSLANIVPQNRENNERLWSRVESAVRKLALKYDDTYVVTGPMFVGQQLQTIGATRVFVPTQLFKVIYVPSKRLAFAVVVDNIATNRYNLKTVHELEAASGIRFPGIPESAKDERPGGLKGV encoded by the coding sequence ATGAAGAAGTGGTTTCTCTGCCTGCTAGCCGCTGTCGCGGCTCATGCGACGGCGGCGCCGTCCTGCACCGATTTCACGCCAAACGGCCAATGGCCCGTGCTAACCAATCCGAAAATGGCGCCGAAAACACGCATGCTCTGCTATGCGGATTTTGCGGTGCTGCATTCCGGCATCACGCACGGGCCCTTGTGGTCCGCCGAACATCTGACGCGCGATCATATCGAGGCAGCCAGAAATATGACGCGCACGAATCGCTTCTTCGAAGATGCGCGCCTTCCTGCCGGCGAAGGTGCGACGCTCGCCGATTACAGGCGCAGCGGGTTCGACCGCGGCCATATGAGCCCGGCCGGCAATCGCTGGAACGAGGCAGGCATGGCGCAATCTTTTTCGCTCGCGAACATCGTCCCGCAGAATCGCGAGAACAATGAGCGCTTGTGGTCGCGCGTCGAAAGCGCCGTGCGCAAGCTCGCGCTGAAATACGATGACACCTACGTCGTCACGGGCCCGATGTTCGTCGGCCAGCAGTTGCAGACGATCGGCGCGACGCGCGTATTCGTGCCGACCCAATTGTTCAAGGTGATCTACGTGCCGTCGAAGCGGCTTGCATTCGCGGTGGTCGTGGACAACATTGCGACCAACCGCTACAACCTCAAAACCGTGCATGAACTCGAAGCGGCCAGCGGCATCCGCTTTCCCGGTATTCCCGAGAGTGCGAAGGACGAACGGCCAGGAGGACTCAAAGGTGTTTAA
- a CDS encoding heterodisulfide reductase-related iron-sulfur binding cluster encodes MPHKEGSLEAPTRHALDWRSDTFYDQNAIDEELTRVFDICAGCRRCVSLCGAFPTLFDLVDETDTGEAHDVDKAHFGKVVDQCYLCDLCYMTKCPYVPPHPWNVDFPHLMLRAKAASYKRGEVKTRDRFLSNTDALGHFAGIPVVTQTVNAVNHTAAARGLMEKALGVDRNAWLPSFASRKFRSAAKRSRDIPVRDGERTPGKVAIYATCYVNFNEPGIGHDLLAVLAHNEIPYELVSSESCCGMPLLEQGDLDGVARKKEKNLPILARYARDGYALIGSIPSCVMMYKHELPLMFPGDEDVRAVSEAFWDPFEYFVSRHRDGLLKTDFNTPLGKVSYHVPCHARVQNIGRKTSETLALVPDTQVTVVERCSGHAGTFGVKKEFHETAMKIGTPVFKAMAQPQPDYISSDCQLAGHHIEQGFDETGLPKAQLAHPLTLLRKAYGL; translated from the coding sequence ATGCCCCACAAGGAAGGCAGTCTCGAAGCACCGACCCGGCACGCGCTCGACTGGCGCTCCGACACTTTCTATGATCAGAACGCAATCGACGAGGAATTGACGCGCGTCTTCGATATCTGCGCCGGCTGTCGCCGTTGCGTATCGTTGTGCGGTGCATTCCCCACGCTGTTCGATCTCGTCGACGAGACCGACACCGGCGAAGCGCACGACGTCGACAAGGCGCATTTCGGCAAGGTGGTGGACCAGTGCTATCTGTGCGATCTCTGCTACATGACGAAATGCCCGTACGTGCCACCGCATCCGTGGAACGTCGATTTCCCGCATCTGATGCTGCGCGCCAAGGCCGCGAGCTATAAGCGCGGCGAGGTCAAAACACGCGACAGGTTTTTGTCGAATACCGATGCGCTAGGCCATTTCGCCGGCATCCCGGTCGTGACCCAAACCGTCAACGCCGTCAACCATACGGCCGCCGCGCGCGGATTGATGGAGAAGGCGCTAGGCGTCGACAGGAATGCGTGGTTGCCGTCGTTCGCCTCGCGTAAATTCCGCAGTGCAGCGAAGCGATCGCGAGATATACCGGTTCGGGATGGCGAACGAACGCCCGGCAAGGTGGCGATCTATGCAACGTGCTATGTGAATTTCAACGAGCCGGGCATCGGTCACGATTTGCTAGCGGTACTCGCGCATAACGAGATTCCGTATGAGCTTGTAAGCAGCGAGTCATGCTGTGGAATGCCTTTGCTCGAACAGGGCGACCTCGACGGCGTGGCACGGAAGAAGGAGAAAAACCTGCCGATCCTCGCCAGATACGCGCGTGACGGTTACGCGCTGATCGGTTCGATTCCGAGTTGCGTGATGATGTACAAACACGAGCTGCCGCTGATGTTCCCAGGCGACGAAGACGTGCGCGCGGTCAGCGAAGCGTTCTGGGACCCGTTCGAGTACTTTGTGTCACGGCATCGCGACGGTCTGCTGAAGACCGATTTCAATACGCCGCTCGGCAAGGTCTCGTATCACGTGCCTTGTCACGCGCGCGTGCAGAACATCGGCCGCAAGACATCCGAAACATTGGCGCTCGTGCCGGACACGCAGGTGACGGTGGTCGAGCGTTGCTCCGGACACGCAGGCACGTTCGGCGTGAAAAAGGAGTTCCACGAGACGGCGATGAAAATCGGCACGCCGGTCTTCAAGGCAATGGCACAGCCGCAGCCCGACTACATTTCGTCCGACTGCCAGCTGGCGGGCCACCATATCGAACAGGGGTTCGACGAAACCGGTTTGCCAAAGGCGCAACTCGCGCATCCGCTGACGCTGCTGCGCAAAGCCTACGGTTTATGA
- a CDS encoding GNAT family N-acetyltransferase — protein MSGTVSDRPLVRPVTPDDFDAWLPLWDGYNRFYGRVGATAVPREITQLTWTRFFDGYEPMHALVAERNGKLVGLVHYLYHRNTTMAGPTCYLQDLFTDEAERGKGIGRALIERVYEEARAARAERVYWITHETNATAMQLYDRIAERSGFVVYRKAL, from the coding sequence ATGAGCGGCACCGTTTCGGACCGACCTCTGGTTCGACCTGTCACACCCGACGATTTCGATGCATGGCTGCCGCTATGGGACGGCTACAACCGTTTCTACGGCCGCGTCGGTGCGACGGCGGTGCCGCGCGAAATCACACAACTGACGTGGACGCGGTTTTTCGACGGCTATGAGCCGATGCATGCGCTCGTCGCGGAACGCAACGGCAAGCTTGTGGGCCTCGTGCACTACCTGTATCACCGCAACACGACCATGGCCGGGCCGACGTGCTACCTGCAGGATCTGTTCACCGATGAAGCGGAACGCGGCAAAGGCATCGGCCGCGCGCTGATCGAACGCGTGTATGAAGAGGCGCGCGCCGCGCGTGCGGAACGCGTCTACTGGATCACGCACGAGACCAATGCGACGGCGATGCAGCTCTACGATCGCATCGCCGAACGTTCTGGCTTTGTGGTCTATCGCAAGGCGCTTTGA